From the genome of Gemmatimonadota bacterium:
TCCCGGCGTGGCAGGTGCGCGTCGCCGCATACCGTCTCGGCGGCATGCTGCAGCTGCGCGCGATGGCCTTTCGGAACCGGCTCGACGGCACTCCGGCGGCGGCCCACCGCGCCACTCTCCTCCTTCGGTGGATCGGTGCCGATACTCTGCGAGTGATCAGTCCGTAGCACGTCGGATCGGGGTGTGGCACAGGGAGTGCTACCGATATCCGGGGTCAGGCGGGGTTTCGGCCCCACTTCGGGCAGGTCTGTCAGGGCGTAAGTGGTATGTGGGCAACGGGTTGCTCTACCGGACCTCACTTGACTTCTCGGGGTCCCTGGCAGTACCGTACACCAACCCTCCACCGCACAATCCGGGCTCCTATGGCGCTCTTCCCGCGCGCACGATCCACGGTCGGTCTCGACATTGGCAGCGGCTATATCAAAGCCGTCGTGATCAATCACGGTTCGGGGCAACCCGTCCTTGAGAAGGTTGCGATGGCCCGCGTGCCGGATGACGCGATCGTCGAAGGTGAAGTGATGGACCCCTCGCTGGTCGCCGACACGGTGCGCAGTCTGCTCGACCGCGCCCAGATCAAGACCCGTGAAGTGGCGGTGGCGGTGGGCGGCCGCGACGTCATCATCAAGAAGATCCTCATGGATCGGATGCGTGATGCGGAAGCCCGCGAAGTCATGCCGTGGGAAGCCGACCAGCACGTCCCCTTCGACAAGGAAAACGTCGAGCTCGACTTCCAGATCCTCGATCCCGACGCCGACGGCCTGCAGATGCAGGTGTTGCTGGTGGCGGCGAAGCGGGAGCTGGTCGAGTCGAAGCTGGTGCTCCTCGCCGAGATCGGCCTGGAAGCCAGCGTGATCGATGTCGAAGCCTTCGCCCTGCACAACGCCTTCGAGCGCAGCTACCCCGAAGCGATGCGCGGCGTGGTGGCGCTGGCGAATGTCGGCCAC
Proteins encoded in this window:
- the pilM gene encoding type IV pilus assembly protein PilM — protein: MALFPRARSTVGLDIGSGYIKAVVINHGSGQPVLEKVAMARVPDDAIVEGEVMDPSLVADTVRSLLDRAQIKTREVAVAVGGRDVIIKKILMDRMRDAEAREVMPWEADQHVPFDKENVELDFQILDPDADGLQMQVLLVAAKRELVESKLVLLAEIGLEASVIDVEAFALHNAFERSYPEAMRGVVALANVGHETTTINLLEDGVPVLTRDLPVGVRRLREDLQRERGLAADAADRVVRGADLDPALAPHVANRGEELALGIERAAAFLQTSSRPVAALSRLYLTGGGSRVPGLAGVLADRLRIPVTQAHPLERLSAAPGAFGDLNVDEVAPLLMLPVGLALRTAD